One Thermithiobacillus tepidarius DSM 3134 DNA window includes the following coding sequences:
- the serC gene encoding 3-phosphoserine/phosphohydroxythreonine transaminase: MTRVYNFSAGPAALPVEVLQQVQQELVDWHGAGMSVMEMSHRGKEFMQIAAEAEADLRELMQIPGNYKVLFLQGGASLQFAMVPMNLLRGRGKADYVNTGQWSKKAIGEAKKFCQVNVAASAEDRNFSYVPPQSEWRLDPEAAYVHVTTNETIGGVEYDFTPDTGDVPLVADASSHILSKPVDVSRYGVIYAGAQKNIGPAGLTVVIVREDLLGHAPSGTPTMLDYKIQADNESMYNTPPTFAIYVAGLVFKWLKAKGGLAEMERINIRKAQKLYGLIESNDFYQSPVAPANRSRMNVPFTLARPELDEAFLKEAKAHGLVQLKGHRSVGGMRASIYNAMPEAGVDALVAFMQDFAARHG, encoded by the coding sequence ATGACGCGTGTTTACAACTTCAGCGCCGGGCCCGCGGCCCTGCCCGTGGAAGTGCTGCAGCAGGTGCAGCAAGAGCTGGTCGACTGGCACGGCGCCGGCATGTCGGTGATGGAGATGAGCCATCGCGGCAAGGAGTTCATGCAGATCGCCGCCGAGGCCGAGGCGGATCTGCGCGAGCTCATGCAGATTCCCGGCAACTACAAGGTGCTCTTCCTGCAGGGCGGCGCCAGCCTGCAGTTCGCCATGGTGCCCATGAACCTGCTGCGCGGCCGCGGCAAGGCCGATTACGTGAACACCGGCCAATGGTCCAAGAAGGCCATCGGCGAGGCCAAGAAGTTCTGCCAGGTCAACGTGGCCGCCAGCGCCGAGGACCGCAACTTCAGCTACGTGCCGCCGCAGTCCGAGTGGCGCCTGGATCCCGAGGCGGCTTACGTGCACGTCACCACCAACGAGACCATCGGCGGCGTGGAGTACGACTTCACGCCGGATACCGGCGACGTGCCCCTGGTGGCGGACGCCTCCTCGCATATCCTTTCGAAGCCCGTCGACGTGAGCCGCTACGGAGTCATCTACGCCGGCGCCCAGAAGAACATCGGGCCGGCTGGACTGACCGTGGTGATCGTGCGCGAGGACCTGCTCGGCCATGCGCCATCCGGCACGCCCACCATGCTGGACTACAAGATCCAGGCCGACAACGAATCCATGTACAACACGCCCCCCACCTTCGCCATCTACGTGGCGGGCCTGGTGTTCAAGTGGCTGAAGGCCAAAGGCGGGCTGGCGGAGATGGAACGGATCAACATCCGCAAGGCGCAGAAGCTCTACGGCCTGATCGAATCCAACGACTTCTATCAGTCGCCGGTGGCGCCGGCCAACCGCTCGCGCATGAACGTGCCCTTCACCCTGGCGCGGCCCGAGCTGGACGAGGCTTTCCTCAAGGAGGCCAAGGCGCATGGACTGGTGCAGCTCAAGGGCCATCGCTCCGTGGGCGGCATGCGCGCCTCCATCTACAACGCCATGCCCGAAGCCGGCGTCGATGCCCTGGTGGCATTCATGCAGGATTTTGCCGCCCGCCACGGATGA
- the serA gene encoding phosphoglycerate dehydrogenase: MPKVLISDKMSPRAEQIFREQGVEVDVKTGLAPEQLKAVIGDYDGLVIRSATQVTAEILEAAGRLKVVGRAGIGVDNVDIATASKRGVIVMNTPYGNTVTTAEHAIALMMAAARMVPQATASMKAGKWEKTRFEGVELYQKTLGVIGTGNIGSLVIERAHGLKMHVIAYDPYISKARADDLGVELVDLDALFARADFITIHTPLTDATRNLINAANIAKMKDGAIVINAARGGIVNEDDLYEALKSGKLRAAALDVFAKEPVGEHKLLTLDNFICTPHLGASTVEAQVNVAIQVAEQISAFLLRGVVQNAVNIPAVAEADLPVLQPYINLGERLGMVLGQLADSGLKRVAIEYAGEVSGLNTKPITTAVLKGILQNVLPETINMVNAPFLARERGIEVEQSTRELADELRSRVRVQLVMDRGPLEVAGTLVHGHQPRLVSINDMDLEMGLSGRMLYVANVDQPGLIGQLGTFLAAHNINIASFHLGRERPGGRAASFLAVDTPLDPPLLEKLRGLPNVLEARMLTL; encoded by the coding sequence ATGCCCAAGGTGCTCATCAGTGACAAGATGTCCCCCCGCGCCGAGCAGATCTTCCGGGAGCAGGGGGTCGAGGTGGACGTCAAGACCGGCTTGGCGCCGGAGCAGCTCAAGGCCGTCATCGGCGACTACGACGGCCTGGTGATCCGCTCCGCCACCCAGGTGACGGCGGAGATCCTGGAAGCCGCCGGGCGGCTGAAGGTGGTGGGTCGCGCCGGCATCGGCGTGGACAATGTGGACATCGCCACCGCCAGCAAGCGCGGTGTGATCGTCATGAACACGCCCTATGGCAACACGGTCACCACCGCCGAGCATGCCATCGCCCTGATGATGGCGGCGGCGCGCATGGTGCCCCAGGCCACCGCCAGCATGAAGGCGGGCAAGTGGGAGAAGACCCGCTTTGAGGGTGTGGAGCTCTACCAGAAGACCCTGGGCGTGATCGGCACCGGCAACATCGGTTCCTTGGTGATCGAGCGCGCCCACGGCCTCAAGATGCACGTGATCGCCTACGATCCCTACATCTCCAAGGCGCGCGCCGACGACCTCGGGGTGGAGCTGGTGGATCTCGACGCGCTCTTCGCGCGCGCCGATTTCATCACCATTCACACGCCGCTCACCGACGCCACCCGCAATCTCATCAATGCCGCCAATATCGCCAAGATGAAAGACGGCGCCATCGTCATCAATGCCGCTCGCGGCGGCATCGTCAACGAGGACGATCTTTACGAGGCCTTGAAGTCCGGCAAGCTGCGGGCCGCCGCGCTGGACGTCTTCGCCAAGGAGCCGGTGGGCGAGCACAAGCTGCTGACCCTGGACAACTTCATCTGCACGCCGCACCTGGGGGCCTCGACGGTGGAGGCCCAGGTCAACGTCGCCATCCAGGTGGCCGAGCAGATCAGCGCCTTCCTGCTGCGCGGGGTGGTGCAAAACGCCGTCAACATCCCGGCGGTGGCGGAGGCCGACCTGCCGGTGCTGCAGCCCTACATCAATCTCGGCGAGCGCCTGGGCATGGTGCTGGGCCAGCTGGCGGATTCGGGCCTCAAGCGTGTGGCCATCGAGTACGCGGGCGAGGTTTCCGGCCTCAACACCAAGCCGATCACTACCGCCGTTCTCAAGGGCATCCTGCAAAACGTCCTGCCGGAGACCATCAACATGGTCAACGCGCCCTTTCTGGCGCGCGAGCGCGGCATCGAGGTGGAACAGAGCACCCGCGAACTGGCGGACGAGCTGCGCTCGCGGGTGCGGGTGCAGCTGGTCATGGACCGCGGCCCCCTGGAAGTGGCCGGCACCCTGGTGCACGGCCACCAGCCGCGTCTGGTGTCCATCAACGACATGGATCTGGAAATGGGGTTGTCCGGCCGGATGCTCTACGTGGCCAACGTGGACCAGCCCGGCCTCATCGGCCAGTTGGGTACCTTCCTGGCCGCGCACAACATCAACATCGCCAGCTTCCATCTGGGCCGCGAGCGGCCCGGCGGCAGGGCGGCCTCGTTCCTGGCCGTGGACACGCCGCTGGATCCGCCCCTGCTCGA